In the genome of Fluviispira vulneris, one region contains:
- the lon gene encoding endopeptidase La → MEDKKSDRLSPNDKNKKQAKEPVIKQDSEKLPVVINKKIKVIPGKAKEVLDKSDENDSSENILKIVPVKNIVLFPHNVLPFTAGKEWTTESVDRAIRIGGKIGILAQINPDTHSPEPSELYTVGTEAKILKIMKFPDNTYGAVIQGVRRFKIRNFISTEKDRISAEVEYIPDFQPAEENIEAIAIGRALKQLVQKAISLSPNIPNEASLFIDNVQDSAYLADLIVPYLSVDFRSKQALLEIEELEERLKQVHTLLMREIEVLEISQKINSDVRSEMGKQQRKYYVREQLKLLQKELGELDGRSTNGSSDPIDLHEKILNSKMSPEVREIALKEVERMGLMQPGSPEFMVSHTYITWLLDIPWEIHTQHEINLKEAKSILDQDHHGLDKVKKRILEFLAVCALKDSLKGPILLFVGPPGVGKTSLGKSIAKALGRKFARIALGGVRDEAEIRGHRRTYIGSMPGKIADALKKVGTMDPVILFDEIDKLANDGRGDPSSALLEVLDPEQNSTFTDHYLNVPLDLSKVFFIATANSLHSIPAPLRDRMEIVELSSYTIEEKSHIAFEHLLPQVIESHGMANVIDVKINQETMKNLIHLYTREAGVRQLKRELAGIIRSIAREYVEAGYDKVKEKSEKSLTDMKRTERLITLAEIKKFLGPEIFSDKKRPPELPVGVATGLAWTPNGGDVLYIETASSAPGSGKFGLTGQLGDVMKESVQTAFAYIRSNAKLCGVNSNSVIKKDLHIHFPEGAVKKDGPSAGVAAFLGMVSQFTGKPIASDLAMTGEISLRGDVLAVGGIKEKLLAAHRYGIKKVLIPQENERDLEEIPNEVLKEMKVMPVSTLNEVLSIAFAKNKKIKNKSAPKKQENNRKVIKVSRAKSTRTYK, encoded by the coding sequence ATGGAAGACAAAAAAAGCGATAGATTATCTCCGAACGATAAAAATAAAAAACAAGCAAAAGAGCCAGTCATAAAGCAAGACTCTGAGAAACTACCTGTAGTTATTAATAAAAAAATTAAAGTTATTCCAGGTAAAGCTAAAGAAGTATTAGATAAATCGGACGAAAATGATTCCTCAGAAAATATTTTAAAAATTGTTCCCGTCAAAAATATTGTCTTATTTCCTCACAATGTTCTTCCGTTTACAGCTGGAAAAGAGTGGACAACTGAATCTGTTGACCGCGCTATTCGAATTGGTGGAAAAATTGGGATTTTGGCACAGATAAACCCAGACACGCATTCGCCTGAACCAAGTGAACTTTATACAGTTGGTACAGAGGCTAAAATATTAAAAATAATGAAGTTTCCTGATAATACATATGGTGCAGTTATCCAAGGAGTCAGGCGTTTTAAAATTCGCAATTTCATCAGCACTGAAAAGGATCGCATTTCTGCTGAGGTTGAGTACATTCCTGATTTCCAACCTGCTGAAGAAAATATAGAGGCAATTGCAATTGGCCGTGCATTAAAGCAGTTGGTGCAAAAAGCAATTAGCCTTTCTCCCAACATTCCCAATGAAGCCAGCTTATTTATAGATAATGTTCAAGATTCTGCATATTTAGCTGACTTGATTGTACCTTATTTAAGCGTTGATTTTAGAAGCAAGCAAGCATTGCTTGAAATTGAAGAGTTAGAAGAACGCCTTAAACAAGTGCATACGCTGCTTATGCGTGAGATTGAAGTTTTAGAAATTTCACAAAAAATCAACTCCGATGTACGCTCAGAAATGGGCAAACAGCAGAGAAAATATTACGTGAGAGAACAGCTTAAACTTTTGCAAAAAGAGCTTGGAGAACTGGACGGGCGGAGCACAAATGGTTCAAGCGATCCAATCGATCTCCATGAGAAAATATTAAATAGCAAAATGTCACCTGAAGTTCGTGAAATTGCTTTGAAAGAAGTGGAAAGAATGGGGCTCATGCAGCCTGGTTCCCCTGAGTTCATGGTCAGCCACACTTATATCACGTGGCTGCTCGATATTCCTTGGGAAATTCATACTCAACATGAGATCAACCTAAAGGAAGCAAAATCTATATTAGATCAAGATCATCATGGTTTAGATAAAGTTAAGAAAAGAATTTTAGAGTTTTTAGCTGTATGTGCCTTGAAAGATTCTTTAAAAGGCCCAATTCTCCTTTTTGTTGGTCCTCCAGGTGTTGGAAAAACAAGCCTAGGCAAATCTATTGCAAAAGCATTGGGGCGTAAATTTGCTCGAATTGCGCTTGGTGGTGTGCGTGATGAAGCTGAAATTCGTGGTCACAGAAGAACTTATATCGGAAGTATGCCAGGTAAAATTGCTGATGCATTGAAAAAAGTAGGAACGATGGATCCTGTTATCTTATTTGATGAAATTGATAAACTTGCCAATGATGGTCGTGGTGATCCTTCAAGTGCTCTACTTGAAGTTCTTGATCCAGAACAGAACAGCACGTTCACAGATCATTATTTAAATGTTCCCCTTGATTTAAGTAAAGTTTTCTTTATTGCGACTGCAAATAGCTTGCATTCTATTCCTGCTCCTTTGCGTGACAGAATGGAAATTGTCGAATTGAGTAGTTACACAATAGAGGAAAAGTCACATATTGCCTTTGAACATCTTTTACCGCAGGTGATTGAATCACACGGTATGGCCAATGTAATCGATGTTAAAATCAATCAAGAAACGATGAAAAATCTCATTCATCTTTACACACGTGAAGCAGGAGTGAGACAATTAAAACGTGAATTGGCAGGAATTATTCGTTCAATTGCACGAGAGTATGTTGAAGCTGGGTATGATAAAGTAAAAGAAAAATCGGAAAAATCTTTAACTGATATGAAACGTACTGAAAGGCTTATTACTCTCGCAGAAATCAAAAAGTTTTTAGGACCCGAAATATTTTCAGATAAAAAACGGCCACCGGAGTTACCGGTAGGAGTTGCAACAGGTCTCGCTTGGACCCCAAATGGTGGTGATGTTTTGTACATCGAAACGGCTTCAAGTGCTCCAGGTTCAGGGAAATTTGGTCTGACAGGCCAACTTGGAGATGTTATGAAAGAATCAGTTCAGACAGCATTTGCATATATCCGTTCAAATGCAAAGCTTTGTGGAGTCAATTCAAATAGTGTGATTAAAAAAGATCTTCATATTCACTTTCCTGAAGGTGCTGTTAAGAAAGATGGGCCAAGTGCTGGGGTAGCGGCATTCTTAGGAATGGTCAGTCAATTCACTGGGAAACCCATCGCATCCGATCTTGCTATGACGGGAGAAATTTCACTGCGAGGTGATGTTTTAGCCGTGGGTGGAATAAAAGAAAAATTACTTGCTGCGCATCGATATGGAATTAAAAAGGTTTTAATTCCTCAAGAGAATGAAAGAGATCTTGAAGAGATACCGAATGAAGTGCTAAAAGAAATGAAAGTTATGCCTGTATCTACATTAAATGAAGTGCTGTCGATTGCATTTGCAAAGAATAAGAAAATAAAGAACAAGTCAGCACCAAAGAAACAGGAAAATAATAGAAAAGTTATTAAAGTTTCGCGAGCTAAGTCAACGAGGACTTACAAGTGA
- a CDS encoding cysteine desulfurase family protein codes for MKTIYLDHNATSPPTAEHLQSLMTKLAQCSGNPSSPHSVGRSASVAITEARRSLAQALKVDVAEILFVSGGSEADNLGVTGVLRQNNISFENQHVVASRIEHPAVREQLEYLQNAEGLNLSWVKASVDGFVSANDIVKSINNKTRLITLMAANSEIGSIQPTKLLGDFLHYKRWGTVPDSAELNKIEELSLSLSSEVTSENLKNIHFHVDAVQAFGKLKIEKWFSLGIDSCALSAHKLGALQGIGALFLRRGRKFKPFILGGAQEKNRRAGTENLPGIVSFGMVTQNILSDHWWESIARMEELKNNFYKELVKISSIVMNSPAENALPNTINFSVSDKGLRGEDLLVELDMQGICASSGSACSSGANLPSKVILELGKGNTVAKNAIRLSLSTSTTRDEIDRVLECLKNYLLK; via the coding sequence GTGAAGACGATTTATTTAGATCACAATGCAACAAGCCCGCCAACGGCAGAGCATTTACAATCGTTAATGACAAAATTAGCTCAGTGCTCAGGCAATCCTTCGAGTCCGCATTCTGTTGGGCGCTCGGCATCAGTTGCAATCACAGAAGCAAGGAGAAGTCTTGCTCAAGCTTTAAAAGTCGATGTTGCAGAAATTCTTTTTGTTTCTGGAGGTTCAGAGGCTGACAATCTCGGAGTCACAGGTGTTTTGCGGCAAAATAATATCTCTTTTGAAAATCAGCACGTAGTTGCTAGCCGAATAGAACATCCTGCAGTACGTGAGCAATTGGAGTATCTCCAGAATGCAGAGGGGTTAAACCTCAGTTGGGTGAAAGCAAGTGTGGATGGTTTTGTTTCTGCAAACGATATCGTAAAAAGTATAAATAACAAGACAAGATTGATCACTCTTATGGCTGCAAACAGTGAAATAGGCTCTATCCAGCCGACCAAATTGTTAGGTGATTTCTTGCATTATAAACGTTGGGGAACTGTGCCTGATTCTGCAGAATTAAATAAAATTGAAGAATTAAGTCTTAGTCTCAGCAGTGAAGTCACATCTGAAAACCTAAAAAACATTCATTTTCACGTCGATGCGGTTCAAGCTTTTGGTAAATTAAAAATAGAAAAATGGTTTTCGTTAGGTATAGATTCCTGCGCGTTATCTGCACATAAATTAGGTGCTTTGCAAGGGATTGGTGCTTTGTTTTTACGACGTGGGAGAAAATTCAAGCCATTTATTTTAGGTGGAGCACAAGAAAAAAATCGAAGAGCTGGAACCGAGAATCTTCCAGGTATTGTGAGTTTTGGAATGGTGACACAAAATATTTTATCCGATCATTGGTGGGAAAGTATCGCTCGAATGGAAGAGTTAAAAAATAATTTTTATAAAGAGCTTGTAAAAATATCTTCCATAGTTATGAACTCACCCGCAGAAAATGCATTGCCAAATACTATCAATTTCTCAGTCAGTGACAAAGGGTTACGAGGTGAAGATTTGCTGGTAGAACTTGATATGCAAGGAATTTGCGCAAGCTCGGGTTCAGCTTGTAGCAGTGGCGCTAATTTACCCTCAAAAGTTATATTGGAACTCGGAAAAGGGAATACTGTTGCAAAAAATGCGATTCGCTTATCTTTGTCAACAAGCACAACACGAGACGAAATCGATCGTGTCTTAGAATGTTTAAAGAATTATCTTTTAAAATAA
- a CDS encoding pyridoxal phosphate-dependent aminotransferase codes for MKALKTFIMEDWLETYRFNAPFNLGESGGSPRSVKDLLLGSGVSEEKSSEIFLGTVLNDSPNRGREDLRKLVADMHPGAQIDNVLITTGTSEALFLLFRYLLPKKIALPLPAFQLLYEIPSALGAQIIPLPIRFSEHGKPFADIYEWKKIIKENNPDCLLINNPHNPSGLVLEKTFLLELKKLAKEITCNIIGDEHYRFLSSESETLGETLFDTSENVFITGSFIKCFGVPGLRIGWCVGNKKVLDIMQNEKNYTTHTVNPITEWISYEVLKNKESYLFKTVKEEWIKNKQILKDYLAISQTVYGATPVGGLVTALGFKNVHSQEEADKLIKKIIDGGVFILPLSSMEFGRFSFQNEFEYNGIKLSSINKGFGFRLGLGCASEKFSRALKSIEHIIHRAE; via the coding sequence ATGAAAGCTCTAAAAACCTTTATAATGGAGGATTGGCTTGAAACATATCGGTTTAATGCGCCATTTAATCTTGGAGAATCAGGTGGTTCACCTCGCTCTGTCAAGGATTTGCTCTTAGGTTCAGGTGTATCAGAAGAAAAATCTTCTGAGATTTTTTTAGGCACTGTCTTAAACGACAGCCCCAATCGTGGCAGAGAGGACTTGCGCAAATTAGTTGCTGATATGCATCCTGGCGCTCAAATAGACAATGTTTTAATTACAACTGGTACGAGTGAAGCACTTTTTTTATTGTTTCGTTATCTATTGCCTAAAAAAATAGCATTACCACTTCCAGCATTTCAATTACTTTATGAAATTCCAAGTGCTCTTGGCGCACAAATCATTCCGTTGCCAATTCGTTTCTCTGAACATGGAAAACCATTTGCAGATATTTATGAATGGAAAAAAATAATAAAAGAAAATAATCCAGATTGTTTACTTATAAATAATCCTCACAACCCATCAGGCTTGGTTTTAGAAAAAACTTTTTTACTCGAACTCAAAAAATTAGCTAAGGAAATTACTTGTAATATAATTGGAGATGAACATTATCGCTTTTTATCATCCGAATCAGAAACTTTAGGGGAAACTCTTTTTGATACAAGTGAAAATGTATTTATCACGGGTTCTTTTATTAAATGTTTTGGCGTCCCTGGCTTACGCATTGGCTGGTGTGTGGGCAATAAAAAAGTATTAGACATTATGCAAAATGAGAAGAATTACACAACCCATACGGTCAATCCAATTACAGAATGGATTTCTTATGAAGTATTAAAAAATAAAGAAAGTTATTTATTTAAAACTGTAAAAGAAGAGTGGATAAAAAATAAACAAATTTTAAAAGATTATTTGGCTATTTCACAAACGGTTTATGGTGCCACTCCAGTGGGTGGACTTGTAACTGCATTGGGATTTAAAAACGTACATAGTCAAGAGGAAGCTGATAAACTAATAAAAAAAATAATAGATGGTGGTGTATTTATTTTACCACTATCCAGCATGGAATTTGGACGCTTTTCTTTTCAAAATGAGTTTGAATATAACGGTATTAAGCTTTCTTCAATAAATAAAGGATTCGGATTTCGTCTCGGACTTGGCTGCGCAAGTGAAAAATTCAGTCGCGCACTGAAAAGCATAGAGCATATAATACACAGAGCTGAATAA